A window of the Bacillus andreraoultii genome harbors these coding sequences:
- a CDS encoding YhcN/YlaJ family sporulation lipoprotein — protein MKKRLIAYFSISVSSLLLFGCTYYNKSQSGDHRNMVVTENTNNSVSQNRQQNNQRILQVRDKKDNGDHYAQNFFVDTNAEKKIIDLKEVVDADVIITNNQAFVSVVLANQQYLSSNLKENIRNQIRSIHTDIDHIYISSNPHFVQELNEFSIRIHRGDKNIANDFHNMINDYFFK, from the coding sequence TCTCTTCTACTTTTTGGCTGTACATATTATAACAAAAGCCAATCAGGCGACCACCGAAATATGGTCGTAACAGAAAATACGAATAATAGTGTGTCTCAAAATCGCCAACAAAATAATCAAAGAATCTTACAAGTGAGAGACAAAAAGGATAATGGAGATCATTATGCACAAAACTTTTTTGTCGATACAAATGCGGAGAAAAAAATTATCGATTTAAAAGAAGTAGTCGATGCGGATGTCATTATTACAAATAATCAAGCCTTTGTTTCCGTCGTCTTAGCAAATCAACAATATTTAAGTTCAAATTTAAAAGAAAACATTAGAAATCAAATTCGTTCCATTCATACAGATATTGATCATATTTATATTTCTTCAAATCCACATTTTGTTCAAGAATTAAATGAGTTCTCCATCCGTATTCATCGTGGCGATAAAAATATCGCGAATGATTTTCATAACATGATTAATGATTATTTCTTTAAATAG